A single Lancefieldella parvula DSM 20469 DNA region contains:
- the tilS gene encoding tRNA lysidine(34) synthetase TilS, with translation MPSVHAYFNKKNASIAKGQVKGLKHGQAESLHGGQTEGLRRGQLEAPVILMVSGGADSMALLHMAATESLDLGDGLGLAHVAKERLHVLHVNHLLREDDADADQHFVQETCDSLDIPCTVLRADVAKLARERDGNVEEIGRRVRYDAARELAQKLCAEQGVSRQKAKILTAHTADDRTETFMMNVMRGSGMSGLTSIPRHRGLIYRPLLNYTHEQLKDWLKARNLDWHEDATNTDTHYLRVYMRHNVLPLLKARNPLLVQTVCKIADLMTDEDDYLEAKAARKLRQITLRKGESLLVLDALKLSSTDVVIARRVVRIVARQLIPEAWLEFRHVDAVLEAVAAGAGVANLPQNLEARVRLGTVTFSFTGAARSVVSVDDAETSNKAAGTVHVTATFGEHLAVPGTLELADGRVLSARILPVEHGFDVVSYATTHSQEWLGESVLLDVQACGVDPIHGGSLWVSGLEAGDTMQPLGMHGQSKKISDLLGEAGVPVESRSMMPIVRTNIRGYVVWVAGIRPDERVKCTQDTKHLLELNIYSGHKPFERSQ, from the coding sequence GTGCCATCCGTACATGCATACTTCAATAAGAAAAATGCCTCCATTGCAAAAGGCCAGGTAAAGGGCTTGAAGCATGGCCAGGCAGAAAGTCTACACGGAGGCCAGACAGAAGGCTTACGGCGAGGTCAGTTAGAAGCACCCGTCATCCTTATGGTCTCGGGCGGAGCTGATTCGATGGCGTTGCTCCATATGGCAGCAACGGAGTCGCTTGACCTTGGTGATGGCTTGGGTCTTGCGCACGTTGCAAAAGAGCGTCTGCATGTTCTGCATGTAAATCATCTGCTTCGTGAAGATGATGCAGATGCTGACCAGCACTTTGTTCAAGAAACTTGCGATTCACTGGACATTCCTTGTACCGTGCTGCGCGCGGACGTGGCCAAGCTTGCGCGGGAACGTGATGGCAACGTGGAAGAAATTGGTCGTCGGGTGCGGTATGACGCTGCGCGAGAGCTCGCTCAAAAACTTTGTGCCGAACAGGGAGTTTCTCGCCAGAAGGCAAAGATTTTGACGGCACACACAGCTGACGACCGCACGGAGACGTTCATGATGAACGTGATGCGCGGGTCAGGCATGAGCGGTCTAACGTCAATTCCTAGGCATCGCGGGTTGATTTATCGTCCGCTGCTTAACTATACACATGAACAGCTCAAAGACTGGCTGAAAGCTCGTAATTTGGACTGGCACGAGGATGCCACCAACACCGACACCCACTATCTACGTGTGTATATGCGTCATAATGTACTTCCTCTGCTTAAGGCGAGAAACCCGTTATTGGTGCAGACGGTGTGCAAAATTGCAGATTTGATGACTGATGAAGACGATTATCTTGAGGCAAAAGCTGCGCGTAAGCTGAGACAGATTACGCTTCGCAAGGGCGAATCTTTGCTAGTACTTGACGCGCTGAAGCTGAGTTCTACCGACGTGGTGATTGCTCGTCGCGTAGTGAGAATTGTGGCTCGGCAACTGATTCCTGAGGCATGGCTTGAGTTCAGACATGTAGATGCCGTGCTTGAGGCGGTTGCTGCGGGAGCTGGCGTAGCTAATTTGCCGCAAAACCTTGAGGCGCGCGTTCGTTTGGGCACCGTAACGTTTTCGTTCACGGGCGCCGCAAGAAGCGTGGTGAGCGTTGATGATGCTGAGACAAGCAATAAAGCTGCAGGTACAGTACACGTTACAGCAACGTTTGGCGAGCACCTTGCAGTTCCGGGAACGCTGGAGCTTGCAGACGGTCGAGTGCTTTCGGCACGCATTCTCCCCGTGGAGCACGGCTTTGACGTCGTGTCTTATGCAACCACGCATAGTCAAGAATGGTTGGGTGAGTCGGTTCTTCTCGACGTACAAGCCTGTGGAGTAGATCCAATTCACGGCGGCAGTCTGTGGGTTTCGGGGCTTGAGGCAGGCGATACCATGCAGCCTTTGGGTATGCATGGGCAGTCAAAAAAGATTTCTGATCTGCTGGGCGAGGCGGGTGTGCCCGTTGAGTCTAGGAGTATGATGCCTATTGTGCGCACAAATATTCGTGGATATGTAGTGTGGGTTGCGGGAATTCGTCCCGATGAACGAGTAAAATGTACGCAAGATACAAAACACCTGCTAGAATTGAACATCTATTCTGGACATAAGCCATTTGAGAGGAGCCAGTAA
- the hpt gene encoding hypoxanthine phosphoribosyltransferase: MAELHPDIQEILLEEQDIKDIVKRVGAEITRDYADKNPLVIAVLRGAVVFMADIMRAIKCPLSIDFMAVSSYGDGVKSSGVVRIVKDLDTKIEGRHVIIVEDVLDSGLTLSYLVRMLKSRNPASIEIAAFLVKDIEGKRPAIDPCYVGTHVPDKFVVGYGLDYAERYRNLPFVGVLKPSVYE, encoded by the coding sequence ATGGCGGAGCTTCACCCTGACATTCAGGAGATTTTGCTCGAAGAACAAGATATCAAGGATATTGTCAAGAGGGTGGGTGCAGAGATTACACGTGACTACGCGGACAAGAACCCTCTGGTCATTGCCGTCCTTCGCGGAGCCGTTGTATTTATGGCTGACATCATGCGTGCCATTAAGTGCCCGCTTTCCATTGATTTTATGGCTGTTTCTAGCTATGGCGACGGTGTTAAGAGTTCCGGTGTTGTGCGCATTGTGAAGGATCTTGATACAAAAATTGAAGGTCGTCACGTCATTATTGTTGAGGATGTTTTGGATTCGGGGTTGACCCTTTCCTACTTGGTGCGCATGCTCAAGTCTCGTAACCCTGCTTCCATTGAGATTGCTGCATTCCTGGTTAAGGACATTGAGGGAAAACGTCCTGCTATTGACCCTTGTTACGTAGGAACTCACGTGCCTGACAAGTTTGTTGTTGGCTACGGCTTGGACTACGCTGAGCGCTACCGCAACCTCCCATTTGTGGGCGTTTTGAAGCCTTCCGTATACGAATAG
- a CDS encoding pyridoxal phosphate-dependent aminotransferase has translation MVNQTSLAYGTEKSAIREIAGYAAQRRAEIGAQNVFDFSIGNPSVPAPEAVRTSIEAAMQLPPQQVHSYTPAVGIPQAREAIAASLRRRFGNYAAQADDLILTCGAAASVSMAINSIVSPGEEVIVIAPYFPEYRVWIDHAQATCVEVLADKKTFQIDIDAVCSAITPKTRAVIINSPNNPVGAVYTRENLDAFADMLRKRSSELGTDIYVISDEPYREIVFGDIEVPWVPDVYERTIVCYSYSKSLSLPGERIGWVLVPASNPEQKEIYAACAGAARLLGFVCAPALFQRVIIDCVDEPADVEAYAKNREVLTDGLTKLDYEYIQPDGAFYLWVRAPGGDAQAFCNVAKQFELLPVPSDSFGCPGWLRVSYCVAYQTCVDSLAAWEKALAAMK, from the coding sequence ATGGTCAATCAGACAAGTCTTGCATACGGAACAGAAAAGTCTGCAATCCGTGAGATTGCGGGTTACGCAGCGCAGCGCCGTGCTGAGATTGGCGCTCAGAATGTGTTTGATTTCTCGATTGGTAACCCTTCAGTCCCTGCTCCCGAGGCTGTTCGTACCTCTATCGAGGCTGCTATGCAGCTGCCTCCACAGCAGGTTCACAGTTACACTCCTGCAGTTGGCATTCCTCAGGCTAGGGAGGCAATTGCTGCGTCGTTACGACGTCGTTTTGGAAACTACGCAGCTCAGGCGGATGACCTTATTTTGACTTGTGGAGCCGCGGCTTCTGTTTCTATGGCAATCAATTCTATTGTTTCCCCAGGTGAAGAGGTTATTGTCATTGCACCATACTTCCCGGAATATCGCGTATGGATTGACCATGCTCAAGCTACTTGTGTTGAGGTTTTAGCTGATAAGAAAACCTTCCAAATTGATATTGATGCTGTTTGTTCAGCTATTACGCCTAAGACTCGTGCGGTGATTATCAACTCTCCAAATAATCCTGTTGGCGCTGTGTACACTAGGGAAAACCTGGATGCATTTGCTGATATGCTCCGCAAACGCTCTTCTGAGTTGGGTACTGACATCTACGTTATTTCAGATGAGCCTTACCGCGAGATTGTCTTTGGTGATATTGAGGTTCCTTGGGTTCCAGATGTCTACGAACGCACCATTGTGTGCTACTCCTATTCAAAGTCCCTCTCGCTTCCTGGCGAGCGTATTGGTTGGGTGTTGGTACCTGCGTCTAATCCAGAGCAGAAGGAGATTTACGCAGCTTGTGCGGGCGCTGCTCGTTTGCTGGGCTTTGTGTGCGCGCCAGCCCTTTTCCAGCGCGTTATTATTGACTGTGTTGATGAGCCAGCAGATGTTGAGGCTTATGCAAAGAATCGAGAAGTTCTGACTGATGGTTTGACCAAGCTTGATTACGAGTACATCCAGCCTGATGGCGCATTCTATCTGTGGGTTCGTGCTCCTGGTGGAGATGCTCAGGCATTCTGTAATGTTGCTAAGCAGTTTGAACTGCTCCCTGTTCCATCTGATTCATTCGGTTGCCCAGGATGGCTGCGTGTGAGCTACTGTGTTGCATATCAGACTTGCGTTGATTCACTTGCTGCCTGGGAAAAGGCACTTGCTGCAATGAAATAA
- a CDS encoding PHP domain-containing protein, protein MRITCDVHTHSLYSRHAYSTVEENVRVAAERGFELLGVTDHFSSMLYDQQTIKNFQFFMNTAIWPETWHGVRLLHGTEADIVDLEGNLFAYDITFDQGINGDKLRQPHILGEHILATCDYVVASIHSKQWAAGASQKQITQMYVNALDNPHVLILGHLGRSGLDFDIPALVRECRDRGKLIEMNEATHDEGQREVAIKRCRVIAETCAELGCKISFGSDAHIATRIADAHSVIKQLEEIDFPEELMACRDAQTFLDTIANAKIPASKQGY, encoded by the coding sequence ATGCGCATTACTTGCGATGTTCATACTCACAGCCTGTACTCGAGGCATGCCTATTCAACCGTTGAGGAGAACGTCCGCGTGGCCGCTGAGCGTGGCTTTGAGCTGCTTGGAGTCACTGATCACTTTTCGTCCATGTTGTACGACCAGCAGACCATCAAGAATTTCCAGTTCTTTATGAACACTGCAATTTGGCCAGAAACATGGCACGGTGTAAGACTTCTTCATGGTACTGAGGCTGATATTGTTGACCTTGAGGGCAATCTGTTTGCCTACGACATTACGTTTGATCAGGGTATTAATGGTGACAAACTTCGCCAACCTCATATTCTTGGCGAGCACATCCTGGCAACCTGTGATTACGTTGTTGCAAGTATTCACAGCAAGCAATGGGCAGCTGGTGCCTCACAGAAACAAATTACTCAGATGTATGTAAATGCGCTGGATAATCCACATGTTTTGATTCTTGGTCACCTTGGCCGTAGTGGTTTAGATTTTGATATTCCAGCGCTTGTTCGTGAATGTCGTGATCGCGGTAAGCTTATCGAGATGAACGAAGCCACACATGACGAGGGCCAACGTGAGGTTGCTATTAAGCGTTGTCGCGTGATTGCAGAGACTTGCGCGGAGCTGGGATGCAAGATTTCCTTTGGCTCAGATGCTCACATTGCAACTCGTATTGCTGATGCACACTCTGTCATTAAGCAGCTAGAAGAAATTGACTTCCCTGAGGAACTTATGGCTTGTCGCGATGCTCAGACGTTTTTGGACACCATTGCTAATGCAAAGATTCCAGCCTCTAAGCAGGGATATTAA
- a CDS encoding exodeoxyribonuclease III — MSQTQEYKLISWNVNGLRAVLKKEPSFTEIFETINADVFALQETKLQEGQVELDLPGYVQTWNYADRKGYSGTAVFSRETPLQVIRQIGCPVADDEGRVCALEFEKFWFVCVYTPNSKDQLARLDERLEWDQHYRDFLAELSKQKPVITCGDFNVAHNEIDLKNPSSNRQNAGFSDEERESFTKLLDAGFTDTFRYRHPDITGAYSWWSYRFNARKNNAGWRIDYFLVSDRIAEQVKSASILSEIYGSDHCPIELSIEL, encoded by the coding sequence ATGAGTCAAACTCAAGAATACAAGTTGATTTCTTGGAACGTTAACGGCTTGCGCGCCGTACTTAAAAAGGAACCTTCGTTCACAGAAATTTTTGAAACCATAAATGCTGATGTATTTGCCCTTCAAGAAACTAAGTTACAGGAAGGACAGGTTGAACTGGACCTCCCTGGTTATGTTCAAACCTGGAATTACGCAGATAGAAAAGGCTATTCAGGCACAGCGGTTTTCTCGCGAGAAACCCCTCTGCAGGTAATTCGTCAGATTGGATGTCCTGTTGCTGACGATGAGGGTCGCGTCTGTGCGCTGGAGTTTGAGAAGTTCTGGTTTGTGTGCGTGTACACGCCAAACTCAAAAGACCAGCTTGCACGCTTGGACGAGCGTCTTGAATGGGATCAGCACTACCGTGATTTCTTGGCTGAACTGTCTAAGCAAAAACCAGTAATTACTTGTGGTGATTTCAATGTTGCTCACAACGAGATTGACTTGAAAAACCCATCGTCTAACAGGCAAAATGCGGGCTTCTCGGACGAGGAGCGCGAGAGCTTTACCAAGCTTTTGGACGCGGGCTTTACCGACACGTTTAGGTATCGTCACCCTGATATAACCGGCGCTTACAGCTGGTGGAGTTACCGCTTCAACGCACGCAAGAACAATGCTGGTTGGCGCATCGACTACTTCTTAGTCTCCGATCGCATCGCTGAGCAGGTCAAGAGCGCATCCATTTTGAGTGAGATCTACGGTAGCGACCACTGCCCTATTGAGCTAAGCATTGAGCTGTAG